AAAGCACGGTACGTTTTTggtttcaacgttttcgttctggaaatttcgaccttcaaaaccaaccccgtggacggccggagaccaaagtggaaaatgaagaattaaaggctATTGTGGGAGCGGATACGACACAAAGCACTTCAGAGATAGCTGCAGGCTTCCgggtaagtgataaaactgtattaatccaCTTGAAGAAAATCGGGtaagtaaaaaaacttgaacaATGGGTACAtcatgaattgagtgaatcgaacTTGCAAACTTGCGTCGAATGCTGTGTTACTTTGCTCAATCGACACAATAATGaagggattttaaatcgaatcattacttgtgatgaaaagtGGATACTGTACTATAATTGGAAGCGCTCGTCGCAACGGCTGGACCCTGGAGACCCAGCCAAATCCTGCCCTAAACGAAAATTGactcagaaaaagttacttttgAGTGTGGTGGACTAGCGCCGGTGTCTAAAATCTGGTTAAACGATTGCGGCAAATATCTATTGTCAGCAACTGCAAACCATGAAGGAAGGACTAGCTGGTAAACAACCGAGATTCGTCAATCGCTCTAGGCCactgctgcttcacgacaacgcaagaCCACACTGTacaacaaacaaccactaagTTAGATGTGCTACAATTGGAATATCTGCGACATTCATCGTACTCTCCGGACTTCGCTCCAACAGATTATCATTTTTTTCGGAATTTGGATAActttttactagaaaaaaaaaatcaactccgATGCGGCAGTCCAAACGAAGCCAAGAAATGATTTATCATCATGATTTGCTTCGGCTTTACAGAGGTTGGCTCTGTCTGCACATAGCTTGAGTTGTATTTAGATTGGTGCGCTTCATTATCGTAGCAGGATTTAATTCTGGGTAAATCTGGATAAATGTACTACTTTCTCCAAAATTCTTCGGTTTTACAATTTCAACTGACTTTATTTAAGTTCAATATAAGtaggtttattaaaaacattcaataagtaaattttacactactaaagaaaatctttattaagaaatataattattattaaagcgcTTATATCGTTCGGACCATTATTCCCGTTGTTATCAAATGTCTATGTctagaaaaataatttcgagGTGGGTCGAAATATATTCAtcgttattgtttaaaaattacatacatttaataatttattctactaTTATTGTTATCTctatgtgaaataaaattaaactataataatataagagtaACTGTAATTTTATGAAGTGTATTTTTTCGctaaacaattataatgtaatttataagaaaatatttcgaaataaaattgattatttatgaaatgtgtTAATTTTTGTCGTATAAAATGTCTAGTATATTGCTTGTGTTATGGACTCATATGTCAAAATCCTGAAATCCCAGCGGGTGTCGTGCTTTGTGTGCAATTCGCACAGGCTGCTGAGTTCTCGGCATGATCGATACGCGACGGCCGGCGGCGGACGGCGCGCTCTCCGCTCTAGCGCCCGGCATCACGGAGAAACGCCTGCAATTATAAGATAATGCTGAGATGACGTGTGAGTCTTactttttaattcgtattatgttatgaaattgtaataagatttgcgtgtttattttataagaatatttgtatagattcgtgattattatttacctatctataaaatgtgttatataaaaagatacgtaattaaaattatatagttagataaaaatgtttaacattatttttaaattgtataaatataatggaaaggtattattttctatataatgatactttatgaatataataataattatataactgtatGTAAGTATGCttaagtattgtatttatttcgaCATCTGACGGACGAAATCCTTGTAGgattatagaattattatttgccCGGGCGCTGTTTTgacaatattataacatattatgcaaaaaatatttgacgtgAGATTAATTTTTTCGAACATCTTAGAAATTTTGGATACAAgtgtgtttaattatattttgtaagtgttcactttaaaaattaatttacgtaacgtttgaatattagtataattatataaaaaaatatctattaacttCTGTATAGTACATactatgttcttttttttatatttagtttatttcaagaatataacttataatttcgTTTTGCAATATTCAGTGAAAGTTTAACATAAAGATGCTATTGATGTAGGTACTGACACTCGGTAGGCGAAGGGAAAGATTATTTCTGCTAAGTTTAAtcgtatctttatataatatgtatacaaattcTGAGTTTGTTCCTTATGCGTTCCAATGCTGTTCATACGATTACGATAAAACTCTTGTATAATATTTGGAAGGTTTTAGGCATCAATATTCATCAAGGGTCAATCGGTGGTTTATGAGTCATATGATTCACAAATAAAGAATAGACATTGTAATGTTTACCTGGAAGCGGGTATGACGGACATTCGTCGAAACAAATGCTCAGCCGCCATGCGCATATCGTCATCTTGCATCAGACTGACCATTGCTTTCTCTCGTTTTTCCAATATCGAGTCCGAAGAGCCGATCTCCCCTTCTAATGATACGTCAACGcactatatgatataataaaatcattttagatagaataaaagaggttttatttaatttttttctacattgataactttaataaatatttacaattaaaaagtaacGACTCTATAAATGACTGTGTTGAATGGTGACAAGGATGCAAGGAACATTTCCTCGTTGAATTTCTGGACAAAAGCGACGAAATAAACCAGCCCTGTCACCGACGGAGGCAATAAGAcaggtttttatatatattatcacatTTTACACTATTAATCTATGTTTCAAGTTAAACGTTCACAGGCTCACTAATGAAATATGTGTAGCGGTTGAAAAGACATTTATTATCTCCTTCTGTCGTTAGTAACCTAACATTTGAAAGAataagacacacacacacacaaacaattGCCTTATACCTATAACAATACAGTGGGTAcacattgaattaaattatttcaagctTTTATGAAAGATCtatatagtaaatatgtatgtatatttaaagaagAAATGCTTGTAagagtaaaagtaaagtaaccgtGAATGTCCTACTAATGTTTTGCTATTTCATCGACTCTTGAGAAGAAGAGTTGGAGCTACACCGCGCTAATCACAAAAAATCTGCTAAACTTGAGGCAGAGTTTCACAGAGAGTGACATGCGgaatcctcacgatgttttctgtCACCGGAGATCACGacattataaacataagttaagtttaattaattaattaataattaattttaaatcgagACTCACGTGTTTAAGTTCCTACCAAACCATCACGACTTTTACTGAAAGTTTTTAAGCcctatgattttaaataaaaattatgcttCTAAAGTTCGTTTAATGAATGAATGTGTTcgtgtcttatttttttttattaaatgtttgccTGAATTCAACATGCATATTTAAAAGGGTTAATGGGTATTTgcttgttacattaaaaattatttttataattttaacttttttttttttaaattgtataaaacgtcacaaaagtgtaaattcgctaaaatccgtgccgttaacctaaaccgttaacccatttcccacttcccatatatcggtattgctagcccaatacatcattttggcattttctttgaatttaaataataaaataaattatatttattatatcaataaattacatttattttatcggtGCTTTGATTTACCcaccacatggatttgaaatattaagtctggacggctgcagtttcctggttgagtgtgcccagatagctgctggtgcaactccaaggatggcatgcctgttcccttagatatatACAATATCCACATGTATgtcagtggcgcctaaattttattatttaataagataagttATAATGCattgtattttcaaacattccttatcccaagtgaccctcGCTGAGTCTAactggcatattttttttaattatacaaaaataattatataaaatagtacaaaagtgtaactaaacttattgtaagatttataaattttggtttctacaattaaatagttatataacaaaaccgTTTTCTTCAAATTCATACCCACAGTAAAAAGGTAACAAGCTTCCCATATTTTCAGACAcacgtatgtaaatattatattataatatgtatatataccgaCCATTAGTAAAGTATGGGACGTTTTAATACTAACCCAGCGGCGCGTATGCCATTAAAACTTCCATAATTATTGTACGCGTATACAGtatgttattttacatttttactctttttattcaaaaatgcaGTCAAAACTAAGTTGATTTTTAAGAGCACTCTTCGtatgattattaaaacttacatcTGTGGCCTCGCATATCCTTTTTTGAATATCAAATTAGaagattatatacataaatctgTAGAGACGCAAAACAAAATAGAGCGATCGATAATCGCGCTCTTGTATATCCCTGTCATTCGTGTCTGTCCTTATAAAAGTTGCGGGAACACATGCAACGGCTTAAGGTTTtaagtatttacaaatacaacagTCTTAGTACTAcggagaaatatattttatttttgtatgtctaTGGAAGCGTATAGTAAGATATTCACTTAGTGGTGGATTTGTGAAAGCAACGatagctaccacccactcatcagatataatatttgtaccgCCGaataacagtacttagtattgttgtgtaccggtttgaagcctgagttagtcagtgtaactacagctacaagggatataacatcttagttccagagtttggtggtgcattggcgatgtaaggaatgcttaatatttcttacggtgccattttttttgggtggtggtgaccacctgCCCGTCCGCTTgcctatatcttaaaaaatatattcatatactcTCATCTATAACTCTCTTAGAGCTATACAGACAgtaatctatatatacatataatatcttGGAATAGTTAGGATTTATGGTTTGTGTAAATTGCCCATTCTAATATTTCGTTTGTCTAGTGACTAGCTTATAACGCTATAGAACGTAGATCTATTGGGTTAAGCCCCAAAACGAGCTATAATATTATTGcgcatttacaaaaaaaaaaaatcactagcATCCCAGATTTTGGAAGTAACAGTCTTCGTGAATTAATTAAGTGAAGCCATTACTTCTGCGACTTTAGGCATTTCGGTCGAAAGAAATTACTACAAAACTCAGCGAGATTATCTTTTTACcggaattaatattatattctttattgcCTGGAGGCGATTAGTTCTTCAACCTACACGATCATCAATAAAGTAACTAGTATATAATACTTGAAATAATTCAACAAATACGAAACAGTACGTAACTTATCACAttattgtttgaaaaagtaGATAGTGAGAAATAAAATGCACATTTGCTGTAGATTTATGAAGAGTTGTGTTTGTACTTGATGCTGTTATTACTTCCTGCTAGACTAGTAATACttgtgaataaaataacaatagttCATCCGAACGAATTGAATGCGATATTGAATACGGAATGCATACAAatagaacatattttattgaactagagttaaagtaaatttatacatttctacttattccttttttataaaatgcaacAATAGCTCTCAgtgcaataaatacaaaaaatatggtGCAGTTATCTATCACAGGGCTTTCTGAGTCATAGAAAATTTGtcgttttatttggtttttgttaataatcgttatttatttaaattgattaatgttattgttatttgttgttGGTTATTATAAAGTCGGAGAGTATTAGTCTATTCTTTTCAAAAGTAATTTACAGACCTCGTGAAAATCGTCTTGTTCGTCATTAAATAGTTTATGAGAAATACAAATACGCACACATACAGAATGTAGTTATGTGCGTATGTGCGCGTGTTTGATACACATACTCACACGAACACACTTTTGATTGTGCGTCTGACACACGAGTAtgcacaataattaataatttccaaGGCTATTATAATGACATAGGTAAGTATATATTGAACAGATTTGTACAAACTGTTTCTTAATACCGTATCAAAGAAAGCTGCAACATCTTTGTAACCAAAAGAGCGAGCAAATCCAGCTCCTTCAATGAGTGCCGCTCTGGTTTCAGGACGGTTGTTCTGTAGTATGTGACATCGAGCCAAAAGGAATGTCGCGTTCAGTAACCACACTCGTTGACCAGCGGATCTCGCTTCtgcacatttaaaatatcagtGTTTAGCTCTTGATATataaacttctttttttatcatctataaaatacttacggtttttatttttactttaatttaagttttaatattacttaagctgaaaaaacctttttatggtatgaaaaaaataaattattaattaaaaaatcagtaaCTGTTAgagtacatataaaaataggtataaaacaaaaaattaaaagcggCATTCGCTAGTAAAGTAAGATTTTTTGCGACATCTTCAACAAGCATAgtcatatttaaagtaaatcaaTCCGTCCATTGGTAAAAGCCGTGTGAAAATACGTTAAATAGTCAGAATGAAAGCAGTGGGACGATTTTCTGTGTAACTGACTGCAAAAAAGTAGAAGTTCCTCAATTTGgatgtttaaacattttttaacgtATGTTTGAAAATACTCCGTCATAATATATCTTGTGCGAAAACACAACTGTAGTTACTGTAGTAGTTGAAACATGTTTTATTACCAGATTGACATTTCAAAGCGTAGAATCTTGCTCTGTGGGCTTGTTTCGTGTCAGCAAGAAGGCGTCCAAGTTCATGTAGCGCGTAACAACGTTCCGAGGCACGGACGCTCACACTTAGGGCTCGTTCCAATCGGCGAAGACGACGTCTGAAAATGTTTATCCTTAAGCAAAACACATAATGTTAAATTCGTaaactttataacatttaaaaataaaaaaatgtaaaacccgGCAGTAACTGTGATGGCGATCGGTTGATAACCATCGACGAACATTCTCCatgaataaattcaaatagtaaTGTGTCAACTTTCATGTCTGGCGAATGTCGATTAATCTTAAAcagatatgtacatatgtaacatacattatattatagtcTACCGCCATAGAGCAATACTTTATTTTGCAGCGTCATGGTTTGAATTTCAGATGAGGTAGTGTGACGGTTGTTACAGTGGTATCAATATCAATGTGGTGACCATTTTCCCATTTAATGACATCCGATTGCATATTACTCACAAATAttgttgaatgaaataaaattaaaaataataatattcaacacCAAAATTTCagctgtaaaatattatgttcacgTAAAGTTCCTAACTTGGCGTCACGAGGGGGCGCCGGAGGTCGCGTACGCAAAATTGAATCACGGCTCGGTTCACGCGATATTGGTATTCCCAATAGTATAAAGGCTCTTTTCTCACGATCTGCTTCGCTCATTTCATCTCTAACACGCTTCTGCGAATGAAATGgaaatttaaaacgtaataaatttaCAGACTGAAGACTTAATGAAACGAATGATAGAAATAGTGATGATTTTGATAGTGAGTTTTACTTTTAGTTTAATCTAGTAAAATGGCGATAGCTACTTGGTAGAGCctattctaaaaattctaagaaTGAACTTTACATTTTGGATATTAATATTGGGAGcgatgttttgaaaaaaaaaagattttgaacagaagaatatttttttatttggtatttaaataccaaattatatttttacgaatcTTATAATAGAAGACTACCTGGTCTAAAAAAGCCTCTGCAACGATTTCATGTAGTTGCTGCAAAAAAACATCTTTGCCTGGTAGCATATTTGATGGGATTCTGGAGATTTGTTCCATTCCAAACTCAGCTGCTTCGAGACATTTCGCAGTGTcatgtttttcataaatatcCCGAGCAGCACTAACTAGACGACGAGCGTCTGTTGCGTGCTGACGCTGGGCGTGTCCTATTCTTTGTTTTCGAGCTCTGGAAAGTCTGGCTCTAGCTGCTGCTTCTATGGCTCGTGCAGCATATAAAGGTCTACGTTCCCGAAGGACAGcctgccataaaaaaaaattaaaacgttttataacCATTTGATTTGATgctaatttgattattaaaatattattatgttgcaAAAAATTGTGTGTGATTGATTTTAGCCCATATTTTTGGGATAATCGACCAATTTATTTTGTGCACTTTTATAGCATTTagtttttttgaatgaaataagttttaatttttcatatttttaatactacaaaatattgctttattaatatatcgatTACAGAAAATTCTTGGACATATTTAGTAGATATTTCATAACATTCTATACAGACTGAGCTAATATTCTGACGATTTTATGAATTCCAATAcctaattagtattttattgtaaacaatattcCACTTTGAGTTTCGTAACTTAAATATcaagtatgaataaaatatatatacttgtcTCTTTTCAACATCTGCTAACGCTTTATTAGCTAATAGTTGTAGTTTCTGCGATCCCAGTTTATTTGCAGAGTAAAGTCTTTCATCTTTACAAAGTGTTGTGAGAAAATATTTGTCATGAGCCATTTGCTCCAAATACTTCGAAGCCATTACTCGGGATATATGTTCAGCCTTCTGTTTTTCCACACGAGATATTTCTTGAATCTAAAACGTGAAGACTTAGGAAACcgttttcatattaatttattttagtgtttactGTTTGTCTTTCTACGTTAGCATTCGAAATACCTTTATATGGATAGTTTGGAAACTAATATCGTAAATATGCTAGCATGTTTGTTTGGGTGTTACACGACACGCAAATATTTCGAGGAGGGCGGAGTGTGCCTCAACTGCCGGTGAAGACGTTGGCGGAGGCTaggtttatatatgttttaaggcTATTGACTATAGAATAGTGTTTCTTACTTTGTGCTCGAgacaaagattataaaaaaatatgaattaatttatgtaatatttacttgtCGGGTTGTTTGTGGCAGCATTCTAGATTTGCGTTTGGGTATATTTGTGATATTGGCCATAGTATCGTCAACCATAtctattatttgtaattgattgATTCTAGAAGACAATGTTTTCTCAGCTGTTTCGCCAACACATTCTCGAACCTTAAGAAATGAGTAATATAAAACAGATGTAATAGGGATTTCTGAGGTATATCGATGACCGTGTTCGATTGGGTGTTACCAATAAATATACCGCACGTAACCCTCACACTCCCGATGTCACAGGTCCGTTCAGCACAACCTCTCGTCCCGCACTGATTTATTATGTAACAGAGagattgaattgaaatttttaaaaaatattaaaaaacatattctgGAAAATAAGGCAAACTTTGTAATCAAaggtaatttaagaaaaaaaagctaataataaaaaaatctgagagtactttgcatatttatttctattaattctAGTTGTTTTGATATTTCTGTATAGtcagtcaaaaatctttattcaatatggaagtgttacacttgcttattgatagtcatttgactatcaataagcaagtgtaacagtGTAGTGTAGTGTCTACCATctgttcggaaattaacacctgagaagaaccggcgaaagacactcagcgggattttttttcttaatttcataaaaacaagtattgatttcatgttttcatgtagaataataataaacatattttcgttatttgaaacaggaGGAGAAGAGGAGAAGAGAAATACTGTTTATAATATAGggttacataattatacatatatttttccgGTAACTATTACCGAGAAAGTGGGAATCAATGTAATTCAAATGAAGTCATTTGAATTACATTGATTCCCACTTTCTCGGGATCCACAAGCACAACTGTAACGCTACAGATTAAACAACACGTTTAGTGCCAAACATAAAATtcgtatcgttgtgttccaatttCGAGTGTTTGAGAGACGGTTTACAagcttactattaataaaattaatattttatatccagtatatattaaaggtatttcatggattattttataatttaatatcgacTTTTAACGTAACTTAACATACCATATGATTTTATTGACGATATATCATGTTTTTTACAAAGCAAAATGAAAATTACTCCCCTTTGGAGTTTCTTAAAAGGAGCAATCTATAAAGAATTTCCAATATTAGTTGTAACAGTTAAAGTTGTCAGCGACGTGTCGAGCTTAGACAAAAGGTATTTTCGTTACCGGTTGCAATAAAGAACAGTTTGCGTCCCCTGGTCCGTGACAACATTGTCCGGTGAGGCAGCCTGGGTCGCACAAAGATGAGCAAACGTTTGAACAAGATTTTGTAGTCTTTTTACGTACTCTTACCTGGAATACTAATTGGGTTCCCAGTAAAAAGGCGCACAACGCACATACCTGATTGTGATCTTTTGTGAAGACTAAAAATAGTTCGTAAAGAGAAACAGTTGATTGACCATGACTAACGTCGGATAGGTTACTGCTatacacatttaattttgtttagtaGACAGTTTTGTCAACTTGGCCTTTTGAcgaatcaaaagtgcttttatgagcctacttatataaagattattttgattttgagttatatagatatattatattgtatgaaaatttgttaagtaattattatcacccaaaaaacaaaaaagttctCATCTTAATATACATAGTTGTACAAAAAGGCAGTCTTATCGTTTAgggttttatgtaataaaaagcaCTACAGATAACGAAAGTAAAGACTATTTTCAAAttgatatacaaatacataacgCGCAGTCACATATACATTACAGAtaagtatgaaatataaaaatatataaagtcactttgaaaaaaaagagcgtaaatcataacattttattttaaatgtcctTCGAACgctgattttataattacataaaaataatagttcatATTGATAATACAAGCCACTATGACGCGCCCTACTCTTTTTCCAAACAATATCTTACATGTGTGCgttgttattatatactagtgttatatgtatgtaataaatttaaaattaaacatttaccgTTTCCTCAGCGCATCGGACACAATCTGCGAAGTTCGGTGGCAATAATCTCAACCTCTGGCCTCGATAAGCGAGCACTAAGGCCCTCTCGAATTCACATTTTTCATATTCcgtttttgcttttatttgcaGAGCTGTCAGATTTTCCGGCTCGAGTTCTATATTAACGAAACGTTAATACCaagtttattcaaaattttaaaatatatgcacactttattttaatacgtacTCATAAAGTACCTGCTATCCGTGTACAATGCTTAcattgtttgtaattatttgaaaatggttATCATAAGAAAATTATGAGCAAGTAAATGTATACAAGtgtctttattttttgtagGGAGGTGGAACGGCTAATGGATCACCTGATCACCATCGCTCATACAcaatggtactgtaagaaaatattaaccattccttagatataccaacgcgccaccaaccctgggctctaagatgttatgtcccttgtacttgtagtaacactggctcattcacccttcaaaccggcaaACAACAATAATGTGTACTGCTATTTGGTGGTACACCATCTGATGAGAAaccaggcttgcacaaagctaccaccaagtgattatCTTACTATACTCTTTTATAAAGATAAGAAAATAAGATATCTTTGTTCACAGTACTAAGACTGTTGAATTTGTAAATACTAAAATCTTAAGCTATTTGCCTGTGTGCGCGCAACTTTTATAAGGACGCACACGAATGACAAGGAAATATAACAGCGCGATTATCGATGGCTCTATGTGTTTTGCGCCACTACAGATTTATATAATCTTCTAATTTCAAATCCTCCCACATCACGTTGATGTtagttttgataatttatactATAGTAGGGGAGGCGAAGAGGGGATTTTTGCAGTTGCTCGAGTGTGTCAGATAAACATATAGGAAGAATCCTTGTActctttaatatacttttataaagtatcAACCCTTAGTATGGGGGCGTGTGTTGAGTAGAGCCCGTcagattagtaataaaaaatcgatCCTCTGAAAAACGCGAGCG
This genomic stretch from Vanessa tameamea isolate UH-Manoa-2023 chromosome 9, ilVanTame1 primary haplotype, whole genome shotgun sequence harbors:
- the LOC113395134 gene encoding outer dynein arm-docking complex subunit 4-like; the encoded protein is MRKKLELEERPICNAVTVYRERGNYLQRLEQFEKAILAYNEALRWNNSDIGSLLGRSLARAKATHYAGALEDAARAAQLEPENLTALQIKAKTEYEKCEFERALVLAYRGQRLRLLPPNFADCVRCAEETVRECVGETAEKTLSSRINQLQIIDMVDDTMANITNIPKRKSRMLPQTTRQIQEISRVEKQKAEHISRVMASKYLEQMAHDKYFLTTLCKDERLYSANKLGSQKLQLLANKALADVEKRQAVLRERRPLYAARAIEAAARARLSRARKQRIGHAQRQHATDARRLVSAARDIYEKHDTAKCLEAAEFGMEQISRIPSNMLPGKDVFLQQLHEIVAEAFLDQKRVRDEMSEADREKRAFILLGIPISREPSRDSILRTRPPAPPRDAKRRLRRLERALSVSVRASERCYALHELGRLLADTKQAHRARFYALKCQSEARSAGQRVWLLNATFLLARCHILQNNRPETRAALIEGAGFARSFGYKDVAAFFDTCVDVSLEGEIGSSDSILEKREKAMVSLMQDDDMRMAAEHLFRRMSVIPASRRFSVMPGARAESAPSAAGRRVSIMPRTQQPVRIAHKARHPLGFQDFDI